A genomic region of Zea mays cultivar B73 chromosome 6, Zm-B73-REFERENCE-NAM-5.0, whole genome shotgun sequence contains the following coding sequences:
- the LOC100216594 gene encoding Probable calcium-binding protein CML30-like precursor produces MAPLLLLFLLGGLCALLSLATSSRASAKKCDDVKSNGNCGDSGEEARCRDDCAPEETQQQGKMQARPDPEKDLGIVFSTFDHDGDGFITAVELEESLRRLGIAVSADEAAAMVTRVDANSDGLIDIHEFRELYDSIPKKRKHQHPAAGGFSGAAMEVPVEGDDEEAEEERDLREAFDVFDGNKDGLISAEELGTVLGSLGLRRQGNARTAVADCRDMIRLVDSDGDGMVSFEEFKRMMAVVKA; encoded by the coding sequence ATGGCGCCTCTCCTCCTGCTCTTCCTCCTCGGCGGCCTCTGCGCCCTCTTGTCGCTCGCCACTTCCTCACGCGCCAGCGCCAAGAAGTGCGATGACGTCAAGAGCAACGGCAATTGCGGGGACTCCGGCGAGGAGGCAAGATGCAGGGACGACTGCGCGCCAGAGGAGACGCAGCAGCAGGGGAAGATGCAGGCGCGGCCCGACCCGGAGAAGGACCTGGGCATCGTATTCTCCACGTTCGACCACGACGGCGACGGGTTCATCACGGCGGTCGAGCTCGAGGAGTCGCTGCGCCGCCTCGGCATCGCAGTGTCCGCCGACGAGGCCGCGGCCATGGTCACGCGCGTCGACGCTAACAGCGACGGGCTCATCGACATCCACGAGTTCCGCGAGCTCTACGACTCCATACCCAAGAAGAGGAAGCACCAGCACCCCGCCGCCGGCGGTTTCAGCGGGGCAGCAATGGAGGTGCCGGTGGAGGGCGACGACGAAGAGGCCGAGGAGGAGAGGGACCTGCGGGAGGCGTTCGACGTGTTCGACGGCAACAAGGACGGGCTCATCTCCGCCGAGGAGCTCGGCACCGTGCTGGGCTCGCTCGGCCTGCGCCGCCAGGGCAACGCCCGGACCGCCGTCGCCGATTGCCGCGACATGATACGCCTCGTCGACAGCGACGGCGACGGCATGGTCAGCTTCGAGGAGTTCAAGCGCATGATGGCCGTCGTCAAGGCCTAG